The Deinococcota bacterium genome includes a window with the following:
- the murA gene encoding UDP-N-acetylglucosamine 1-carboxyvinyltransferase, protein MRHFESALHITGGRPLQGELRVNTAKNSVLYLILASLLSDEPVVLKDVPRLRDVATILDIVAHFGASVRWQGRDVHLHAESLVRSEAPYGLVSKMRASFVAMGALLGRCGSARMSMPGGCAFGPRPVDRHIKAFEQLGVQLSEDGGDFVARRLRPLAGRVVFDAPTVGGTQNVILASALGSGEVVIENAALEPEVADLAEMLNRMGARIGGAGTATIEIGGVQRLHGVCYRPLPDRIEAGTFMLAAAATRGHVTLKDVRAEHLRAIIAKLAETGVEVLELDAETLVVDARGPLLPTDVTAVEYPGVPTDLQAPFGAFLATVEGMSAVSDRVYPDRFTHIGELARAGARCELREGALLIRGGKLRGAQMHAADIRAGSALVVAALAAAGTSTITGMQYLERGYENLAPRLRGLGAGVEQVGTLELATGTYGD, encoded by the coding sequence ATGAGACACTTTGAAAGCGCACTCCACATCACGGGCGGCAGGCCGCTCCAGGGCGAGCTGCGCGTCAACACCGCCAAAAACTCCGTGCTCTACCTCATCCTCGCCTCGCTCTTGAGCGACGAGCCCGTCGTCCTCAAGGACGTTCCCAGGCTCCGCGACGTGGCGACCATCTTGGACATCGTCGCTCACTTCGGCGCTTCGGTGCGCTGGCAGGGCCGCGACGTGCACCTGCACGCCGAGTCGCTCGTCCGCTCCGAGGCGCCCTACGGGCTCGTCAGCAAGATGCGCGCCTCCTTCGTGGCGATGGGTGCGCTGCTCGGTCGCTGCGGCAGCGCCCGCATGTCGATGCCGGGGGGCTGCGCCTTTGGACCGCGCCCGGTAGACCGGCACATCAAGGCCTTTGAGCAGCTCGGCGTGCAGCTGAGCGAGGACGGTGGCGACTTCGTGGCGCGGCGTCTTCGGCCGCTCGCCGGTCGGGTGGTCTTCGATGCGCCCACGGTGGGCGGCACCCAGAACGTCATCTTGGCGAGCGCCTTGGGTTCGGGCGAGGTGGTCATCGAGAACGCCGCCCTCGAGCCCGAGGTGGCCGACTTAGCCGAGATGCTGAACCGCATGGGCGCCCGGATTGGCGGCGCCGGCACGGCGACGATCGAGATCGGCGGCGTCCAGAGGCTGCACGGCGTCTGCTACCGGCCGCTGCCCGACCGCATCGAGGCGGGCACCTTCATGCTGGCCGCGGCCGCGACCCGGGGCCACGTGACGCTCAAGGACGTTCGCGCGGAGCACCTGAGGGCCATTATCGCCAAACTCGCCGAAACGGGCGTCGAGGTGCTCGAGCTGGACGCCGAGACCCTGGTGGTGGACGCGCGCGGTCCGCTGCTACCCACCGACGTGACGGCCGTCGAATACCCCGGTGTGCCCACCGACCTGCAGGCGCCCTTCGGCGCTTTTCTGGCCACGGTCGAGGGCATGAGCGCGGTGAGCGATCGCGTCTATCCCGACCGCTTTACCCACATAGGCGAGCTCGCCCGCGCGGGCGCCCGCTGCGAACTGCGCGAGGGCGCGCTGCTGATCCGCGGCGGCAAGTTGCGCGGCGCCCAGATGCACGCCGCCGACATCCGCGCCGGTAGCGCCCTGGTGGTGGCGGCCCTGGCCGCGGCGGGCACCTCCACCATAACCGGCATGCAGTACCTGGAGCGCGGCTACGAGAACCTGGCCCCGCGCCTGCGCGGCCTCGGCGCCGGCGTCGAGCAGGTCGGTACGCTCGAGCTAGCCACCGGCACCTACGGGGACTAG